The genomic DNA TCTCAACCTGGTCGTCTTCGGTCACGATAAAGGGATTGCCATAATTACGCATGATGGTGATATCGAACGATTTCTTGTTCAGCAGTGTGATGGTAAAGGCAGAGACCGACAACAGCAGCAGTAAAGGATAGATAATCACGCGTGGCCGCAGTTTCTTCGTCGGCTGACCATCGATTTCATCCTGGCAGGAATAGCGGACCAGACCCAGCGGACGATCGACTTTGACCATGATTTCGTCACAGGCATCCATACACTGCGTGCAGTGCAGACACTCCATCTGCAGACCATCGCGAATGTCAATGCCGGTAGGACAGGCCTGCACGCACTGGCCACAGTCGATACAGTCCCCCTTGGGAGTCGGATCCGTTTTACTGATCTTACCTCGCGGTTCGCCCCGCTGGGGATCATAACTGACAATCAGCGACCGTCTATCCAGCAGTACCGATTGAAAACGACCATAGGGACAGGCAATCGTACAGAGCTGCTCGCGGAAAAACGAGAAGTTAAACATCATCAGAACGACCGTAGAGGTCATCACCAGGAACCCGGTAGGATGCGTAAACGGCGACTGACGTACCCAGTGCTGCAGCTCACTCACGCTGACGAAGTAAGCCAGGAACGTATGCGCTAATATCATGGAGATAATCAGGTACGCACCATACATCATGACCCGTCGAATCAGCGGGACCGGTTTTCGGGGCTTACCGCCATGACCGGTGGTGCCACAGAACAGGCGTTCGATGGGACGGTAAACGAATTCCAGATAAATCGTCTGGGGACAGGCCCAGCCACACCACACCCGGCCAAACAGTGCCGTCAGCAGGAAGATTGACAGGAAGACCGAGATCATGAAAAAGGCAAGCAACAACGTATCGGTCGGCAGGAACGTAAACCCGAAAATTGTAAATTCCCGTCGGGTGATATTCAGAAAGATCGCCGGCCGCGAATTGACCTGCAGATGAGGCAGGACAATGAACAGCACAATCAGGAAGTAGCCGACAATCCGCCGGCGATTCCAGAATTTCCCCTTGAACAGCCGGGGATACATCCAGCGACGTGAACCGTCTTTTTCCAGTGTGGATAAAACGTGCTCTTCGGGTTCCAGGACTTGGTCACTCATCAGGGTTCACCATATCACATTCTTTTAAAACTTCTCAAGACTCCGGCTGTTTTGTGGCAGCGTCCTGCTCCGCCTTAGGGGCAGATTCAGTATCAGACTTCCCCTCCGCGGCAGCGGGCGCTTGCCAGGGGCCGATTTTTTTGGCATTCGGTTCAGGTGGCTTCCCGGTTCCTTCCGGTAGAGACCCCTGCAGACTGGCTACATAGGATGCGACCAGCACGATTTCGTTGGGATGCAGTCGGTTTCCCCAGGCGGGCATTGCCTGACCGTTGGCCCCCTTTTCGACCACCGTGGCGATGTCACCGATCTCTTTGACGTGAATCCAGTAATCATCGGTCAGATTCGGGCCGACTTTTCCTTCAGCTTTCTCTGCATGGCAGGCCACGCAGTGCATCTGAAACACACTTTCACCCACCTTGAGCCATTTCGGGTCATCCTTGTATTTATAGACTGTCGCTGAATTCAGCTGCAGTTCACCGATTTCTGCGAACTGCAGCCGCAGGTTGTCGGCGACTTCTTCTTTGTACTGATCGTAGATCGACCGACCGGGAACGCCGGATTCATAGTAGAGCCAGTAGGGAAACGCAAAAAAGATGCATCCCCAGAACAGCATGATCCACCAGCCCGGCATCGGGTTATCGTATTCCTGAATTCCGTCGTAGTTATGTGTAGTTAACTGGTCTTTTTCAGACATCATTGTCTCCGAATCTGGTTAGTCGTCCGAAAGCGGAATTTCTGATTGATGTTTAATCTCTGCTTTGCTGGTCAGTGCGACCTTGATACCCACCAGGGCGAACGCTACCAGGAACAGCACGAGTGCGATTTCGGCACAGAAATCATAATTTAACAGACGCATGACTTCTTTGATCATGATAATTACCTCGTTGACGCTGGTTCTGCCTGCGCGGTCTTATTATCGGCCGCAGGCGCGGGTTCAGCGGATGGATTCGGGGATTTCGGAGTCTTGAACAGGTCCGTTCCCAGACGCTGCAGGTAGGCGATCAGCGCGACGACCTGTTTGTCTTCCAGGCCCGAGGGCCCTTTCTGACGTTCAATGTCATCAGCGATTGCTTTCGCCTGTTTCTTCGCGAGTGCGATGGAATCGCTCAAGGCGGCTTTGTCATAAGGTGCTCCCAGGTAGGAAGCAGCCCAGACGCGGTCCGGAATCGTCTTGAAGTTCAACTTGCGTTTTTCCAGCCATGGATAGGGTGGCATGATCGAACCTTTGGTCATCTTTTCCGGATCGCGGAAATGAATCAGATGCCAGAGGTTGGACTGCTTGCCCCCTTCGCGTGCCAGGTCGGGACCAATACGACGCGAACCCCACTGGAATGGATGGTCATAAACGAATTCACCCGGTTTGGAATATTCACCATATCGCTTGGTCTCTGCCAGCATGGGACGAATCATCTGCGAATGACAGTTGTAACAACCTTCCGCGACGTAGATATCCCGTCCGGCTAACTCCAGTGGTGTGTAAGGTGTCACCGTCGCGATGGTCGGTACGTTGGACCGGATCAGGAAGGTCGGAATGATTTCGAACAGCGATGCAGCCACCACAGCGATGATCACCCAGATGGTCATCAGGCGGGGGAGCCGTTCCCAGCGACGGTGCCACGCGAGTTGCTCGAACACATCCAGCTTCTTGGCGACTTCCAGCACGCCCGACAGGCGAGACTTGGGAGCCGGGTCGTCATCGTAATGCGGTTCCAGCGCGGGAGCGTAATGTTCAACTTCTTCGTAGTTCGCAGGACGTCTTTTCCAGGTCTGGAAGAAGTTGTAGCTCAGCAGCAGTGCCCCGGAGAGATAAACCACCCCGCCGACTGCGCGGATCAGGTATAACGGAATCAGCACGCGAACCGTTTCTACGAAGTTGGGATAAGCCAGCTGACCGGTATCGGTAATGGCCCGCCACATCAGTCCCTGCGTCAGCCCCGCAACGTAGATCGGGAAGATATACAGCAGGATCCCCACGGTTCCCAGCCAGAAATGCAGGTTTGCCAACCGCGTGCTGTAGAGTTCGGTCTGGAACAGACGTGGCAGCAGCCAGTACATCATGCCGAAAGTCATGAACCCGTTCCAGCCCAGTGCGCCCGCATGTACGTGGGCGATGGTCCAGTCGGTGTAGTGTGACAGAGCATTCACAGATTTGATCGACAGCACGGGACCTTCAAAAGTCGACATCCCGTAAAAGGTGATCCCGACCACGAAGAATTTGAGCACCGGATCGGAAGTCACTTTCTGCCAGGCCCCGCGCAGGGTCAGCAGTCCGTTGATCATCCCGCCCCAGGAAGGCATCCAGAGCATGATCGAAAACAGCATGCCGAGGGTCGAAGCCCATTGAGGCAGCGCCGTGTAGTGCAGGTGATGCGGACCTGCCCAGATATAAATGAAGACCAGCGACCAGAAGTGCAGAATACTTAACTTGTATGAGAAGATCGGTCGGTTTGCCGCCTTGGGCAGGAAGTAATACATCAGCCCCAGGAACGGCGTTGTCAGGAAGAAGGCCACCGCGTTATGCCCGTACCACCACTGCATAAAAGCATCCTGCACTCCGGCATAGACGGAATAGCTCTTGAACAGGCCAATCGGTACGACCAGGTTGTTGAACACATGCAGTAGCGCGACAGTCACAATCGTGGCGATGTAGAACCAGAGGGCTACATACATGTGCCGTTCGCGTCGACGGGCCAGTGTCATAAAGAAGTTCACACCAAAGAAACCGACCCAGACCACGGCGATCGCCAGGTCGATAGGCCATTCCAGCTCGGCGTATTCCTTACTCTGCGTGATGCCCAAAGGCAGAGTAAGTGCGGCTGCCAGGATGATCAACTGCCAGCCCCAGAAATGCAGACGCGACAACATGTCGCTCCACATGCGGGCCCTGCACAGACGCTGCGTCGAATAATAGACGGCGGTGAAGATGGCGTTGCCGGCAAAGGCAAAGATGGCTGCGTTCGTATGCAGCGGTCGCAGGCGGCCAAAAGTGATGAAGTCTAGCCCCAGGTTCACGGAAGGAAACGCGAGTTCGGTCGCAATAACGATCCCCACCAGAAAGGCGACTACTCCCCACACCAGTGTCGCCAGGGCAAACATCCGGGAAATCTGGTCATCGTAAACAAACTTTTCCAGATTACTGTCCTGAGTGGCGTTTTCTAAAGTCGTTTCAGCCGACACGGTTGCTCCTCTGCTCCTGAAAACAATGCGAACGCTTGATTATAATTGATAGATGTCTATGAGAACTACATATCTGAAACATGGGCAAAAAAATAACTGCCCTGAAACAGGCGTCTCTGTGCTTTAGTTTAGATGTTTGACCTAAGTCCTTTGAGGGGAATGCCTCACATCTGTTCGTGGCAAACAGCACAACCCCGTCAGTGTGAAACCTTGCGGTTGTCGATTTTACTTTTTTATGAAATTCGTTCCAGAATATTTTTCGACCTCACGCGCGAATTCTATGAGTGGCGAAATAGAAATAACAGATATAAATGTCGTATTTGGTGTCGAAGTCTCACGAAAAAGAAAAATCGCATTCGACAGATTCGGTTTTTCTCATAATCGATAATCAAGGATTCAAGGAAATAGAAATGGATATCAAGCTGATGTGTGGTGCCGGGGTGGCACTGCTCTTCAATCTGCTGACTGTATCGACTCAAGCTGACGAGCCGACACTCTTCGATTCACCCGATATTGAGCTGGTAAGTGCATCTGCAGAACCTGCTGAATTACAGCTGTCGGGGGCAGAAACGGAAGTTGGCGTGACACCGGATGCCGTCTTTACCGCGTATGAAGTCATTCCAGAGGCAGCCCCCTGCCAGACCTGCCAGTCAGATTGTGGCTGTCAGCAGTTCTGCCAGTGCGATTCCTGCCAGGGCTGCACACTCTGCGACCGCATTCCCCTGCTCAACCGTTTTCCCAGTGATCCCTGCTTCAAACACTGGGTGATGCCCGTCAGTAACCCTGTCTGGTCAATCGACCCACGTTCCCTGACCTACGTCCGTGGTGTGTTCGTCAATCAGATGATCGACTCGCAGACCCCCGTACTGGGAGCCGGCGACCTGCAGGTTTATGCTCTGCAGCTGGGAATCGCCTTAAATGAGCGTCTCTCGATCATCGCTGTCAAAGATGGATTCAATACGTTACAGACACGCGGCGTCGGTAATGCACACGGCTGGGCTGATATTGCCGCTGGTGTGAAATATGTGCTGATCCGGGATGTCGATAATCAGTTCCTGCTCTCCACCGGGATTATCTACGAAGCCCACAACGGCAGCACCCGTGTCTTTCAGGGGAACGGCCAGGGCATCTGGAACCCCTTCCTGACCGGGGGTAAGGAACTGTGCAACGGCGGACACTTCATTGCCAACGCCGGTTTCCATCTCCCTGCAGATGACTTCGATAATTCCACCTCATTCTGGTACAGCCTGCACTATGATCATCCGCTGACCGAAAAACTCTCCGCTCTGGCCGAAATGAACGGCATCGTCTACACGAAAAGTGGTGGTGCTCTGCCGGTCAACTTCGAAGGGGGCGACTGGATCAACCTGGGCTCATCAAACGTAGCGGGTAACGATGTGATCACCATGGCCTTTGGTGCTGACTACAAAATCAACGAGTGTCTCTCGTTTGCCGGTGTCTGGGAATTCCCTGTGACCGAACGCAAAGATCTGCTCGACAGCCGTACCACGGTTACACTCACACTCACCTTCTAATTACGATAACAGTGATTACATAAGCGCCAGATATACCGGGAAAGGAGGTCCTGTATCGCATTAACGGACAATAGACTAGTTTAAACGACAGCAGGTTCGCAAATGGGGGGTCATTTGCGAACCTGTTTGTTTGCGCTTGTCAGTATTGTCTCTGTGAAATCAGGCGAACAGATCGTGGACGATGCGACCTTCCACATCGGTCAGGCGGAAGTCGCGACCCGCGTGTCGGTAGGTCAGCTTTTCATGATTGATTCCCAGCAGGTGCAGCAGCGTGGCGTGCATATCGTGCATGTGGACCTTGTTCTCAACCGCTTCATGCCCGAATTCATCGGTCGCCCCAAAGGAAAAACCAGGTTTGACACCGCCGCCACACAGGAAGTGAGTAAAGCCTTTCGGGTTGTGATCGCGACCATCGGCCCCCTGTTTGAATGGGTTACGACCGAATTCGCCTCCCCACCAGATCAGAGTGTCTTCCAGTAGCCCGCGCTGTTTCATATCAGCGATCAACCCCGCGACCGGCTTGTCGGTTGCCCGGGCGTGGATCTCGTGCTTCTGAATTTTGCTGTGCTGGTCCCAGCGGGGTGTATTCGCATTGTCGGAATAGTTGACCTGAATATAGCGGGTCCCCGCCTCAGCCATTCGACGTGCCAGCAGGCACTGACGTCCAAAGTCGTCGGTCGCTTCATCACCAATGCCGTACATTTTGAGCGTCGCCGGAGATTCCTCAGACAGATCGGTCAGTCCCGGAGCATGTTGCTGCATGCGGAACGCGAGTTCGAACGAATTGACAACCGCCGCCAGTTCATCATCTTCCCGATAGGACTGTAGCTGGTCGCGGTTCAGAGACTGCAGTAATGCCAGTTGCTGACGCTGCTTCCTCAGGGGAACCTGACCATTGGTGATATTGTTAAAGCGGGCCTCACTGGCGGGCTGCCCTGCTCTCCCCAGTGCCGTTCCCTGGTAATGCGAAGGCAGAAAAGCATTGGAGTAATTGCGCGGTCCACCGTTCCCATAAGAGGGAGATATTGTAATGAAGCCGGGAATGTTTTCGTTTTCCGTTCCCAGACCATAGGTGATCCAGGAGCCGATCGAAGGCATGATCAGATTCGTCGTCCCGGTGTGCAGAAACAGTGTACTCGGACCATGGGCGACTCCATTCGTGTGCATACTGTGAATGAAACAGAGGTCATCCACGTGACGTCCGATTTCCGGAAACAGATCGGATACCCAGTGCCCGCTCTCCCCGTACTGACGGAATTTCCAGGGGGACTGCATGATCTGTTCTTTGCCGTAGGTCCCTGTCTTGGCGATGCTGCGGGAATTCTTGAATTCCATTTTCTCGCCGTTTTTCTCTTCGAGCAGCGGTTTGTAATCGAAAGTATCGACCTGACTGGGGCCCCCCTGCATAAAGATAAAGATGATCCGCTTGGCCCGGGCCGGGAACATCGGCTGCCGGGGTGCCAGTGGATTACCTGTAATGGGACTGGGCGTATTCCCCCGTGCCTGGGAAAGCATTCCGTTCAGGGCCAGCGCTCCGAAACCGCAGGCGGAAGAACGCAGCAGTTGACGTCGTGTCACAGGGTTATATTGAACTGACATGGAATCACTCCAGGTTCGTTATTGAATGTAGCGAAAATCAATACAGGCAATCATGGTCTGGCAGAAGGCGGTCCAGGCTTCGATCTGTTCCGAAGCAGTTTCTGTCTGCGACAGTTCCAGGAATCGCTCTGCATTTGCCTTCTCTGTTGCGTATGGCAGACGTCCCAGCATGATCCTGAATAAGGCGTCAATGCGGGCTGACTGATCGGCGGGATAGTCGTGATTCACGCGCCGAGCGATCTGCTCGGCCTGCTGCATCACGAAGGGGTTATTCATCAGATACAGCGCCTGTGTGGACAGAGTACTCGTATTCCGGCGTCCTACGGACAGATTGGGATCGGGGAAATCAAACACTGCCAGCAGTTCGTGTAGACGATTGCGGAATACCGGGATATAGACACTGCGGTAATTATTTTTGAACTCGTAACCGTATTCTGATTTCGTACCGGGGCGGACCGTCTGATCGTGCTGCTTAAGGTCGAGGTCACCACTGACAAACAGGATCGTGTCGCGAATCGCTTCGGCATCCAGGCGACGGTGGTTTTGATGAGTGAGCAGGCGATTGTCCGGATCGGCAGCACGCTGTGCAGCCGTGGAATGACTCGAGAGCCGATAGGTTCGCGACAGAACGATTTCACGAATCAGGGCTTTGGTTGACCAGCCATTTTCGATCAGACGCTGTGCCAGGTAGTCGAGCAGTTCGGGGTGCGAGGGTGTTTCTCCCCGTATTCCAAAGTTATCCACGGTTCGCACCAGTCCGGCACCGAACAGATGCTGCCAGACGCGATTCGCATACACGCGGGCGGTCAGTGGATTCTCCGGGCTGGCAACCCATTCCGCCAGTTGCAGACGCCCACTGGCATCAGCGGGAATCACCGGGGCCGACTCAGTCTGGGCGACTGTGAGAAATCCACGAGGGACCTTCTTACCCAGTTGATGCACATTCCCGCGAATCAGCAGATGATAATCACCTGGTTCCTCCCCTTCATAGACCGACATGATTTCCGGTACTTCCGGAGGCGCGTTCTGCTTGCGTTCTGCAATCTCATCTCGAATGGATTTGATTTTACGCTGCGTGGCTTTGATCTTACTTAAGGTCTGCTCGTATTGGGGATTGATTTCCGGTTCTGTTTCGCTGGCAGAGGCGCTGACGGGAATCGACACGAAACGGATGGCATCGACAATCACGTAGCCATCGGTGCCTTCATTCGAGACAACAATTTCTTCTTCCTCTGTTCCCCGGAAGTCAAATTTACCCAGAGAGGCGAATGTGCCGTCCGTCGGTTGTACCCGCTGGTTGACATACACTGTCTGCTGACCGGTTGCGGTCTTAATGGTGACGGGCACACGCGAAGCGCGGGACTCCGCCGAGTTGTAAGCCAGCTGCACATCGTAACGCCCTGACTTGAGCTGTCGTGGCGTGAATGTGACCAGCTTTTTGCCTTTGGCCTGTTGCTGGTCGTGGATATAGCCTTTGCCGATGAAGTCTTTATAGAACGTGGATTGCTTCCAGTCTCCCACCAGGGTCGCGGAGGAATCATCGAGTGTGATCGTATTCAGTTCCGCCTTCAGTTGTTTCAATTCTTTCTGGCTGGCCTTCTGCGCGGACGTGAGTTGTGCCAGGGCTTTCTCATACTCGATTCGCGCCTGTTCCTGCTGTCCCGGTAGTGGTAACGGACGCTTCGTCCAGCCGGAAACATTACCGGGGGTCAGCACCTTGGTACTGCGGAGAATGCCGGCCAGGGCGTAATAATCGGAAGCGGGAATGGGATCGAACTTGTGATCGTGGCAGCGGGCACAGCCGAGTGTCATCCCAAGGAACGATCGACCGATGGTCTGAATCTGCTCATCGATCACGTCCATCCGCAGTTGTTCTTTATCCTGCTGTTCGTAATTGGTCGGTCCCAGCAGCAGAAAGGCGGTCGCGATGAGTTGGTCCTGGCGTTCGCGGAAGTCGTCTGAGTCCAGCAGGTCGCCTGCGATCTGTTCCTTGATGAACTGATGAAACGGCTTGTCTTCATTGAAAGAGTCGATTACATAGTTGCGATATCGCCAGGCGGAATTGTAGAGCAGAGAACGACCACCGCCCGTCGACTGTGAGAAGCGCGCCACGTCCAGCCAGTAGCGACCCCAGCGTTCGCCAAAGTGGGGGGAATCCAGCAGTTGGTCGACCAGGCGGGCCGTTGCATCCTCGCTGGTATCGTTCAGGTATTCATCGATCTGTGTGGGAGTCGGTGGCAGACCGGTTAAGTCATAATACAGGCGGCGTACCAGAGTCGTCCGATCGGCGAGTTTCGACGGTTGCAAAGCTTGCTGCCTGGAACGAATGAACGCATCGATGGGACTCTGCTTCCAGGCCGGTTCTGTGACCTGGGGAGGATTCGGCTGCTTCACCGGCTGGAAGGACCAGAACTGCCGACCCTGTTCGAGATCGATCTGCTGACTGACGACTTTGCTTTCGCCTTTGCGTGGATCGGGAGCCCCCATTTTGATCCAGGTTTCGAAATCCTGAATGATTTCATCGGAGAGCTTTCCCGACGGAGGCATTTCATAACTCTCGAACCGCAGTGATTCGAGCAGCATGCTCTCTTCAGGTTTTCCGGGGACTACAGAAGGGCCGGAATCACCCCCCTGCAAGGTTCCCGCGCGGGTGTCTAGCAACAGTCCGCCGCGAATCGATTTCGCATCTGCTGCGTGACATTCATAGCAGTGTTTGATCAGCACCGGTCGAATTTTCGTTTCGAA from Gimesia sp. includes the following:
- the ccoN gene encoding cytochrome-c oxidase, cbb3-type subunit I — protein: MSAETTLENATQDSNLEKFVYDDQISRMFALATLVWGVVAFLVGIVIATELAFPSVNLGLDFITFGRLRPLHTNAAIFAFAGNAIFTAVYYSTQRLCRARMWSDMLSRLHFWGWQLIILAAALTLPLGITQSKEYAELEWPIDLAIAVVWVGFFGVNFFMTLARRRERHMYVALWFYIATIVTVALLHVFNNLVVPIGLFKSYSVYAGVQDAFMQWWYGHNAVAFFLTTPFLGLMYYFLPKAANRPIFSYKLSILHFWSLVFIYIWAGPHHLHYTALPQWASTLGMLFSIMLWMPSWGGMINGLLTLRGAWQKVTSDPVLKFFVVGITFYGMSTFEGPVLSIKSVNALSHYTDWTIAHVHAGALGWNGFMTFGMMYWLLPRLFQTELYSTRLANLHFWLGTVGILLYIFPIYVAGLTQGLMWRAITDTGQLAYPNFVETVRVLIPLYLIRAVGGVVYLSGALLLSYNFFQTWKRRPANYEEVEHYAPALEPHYDDDPAPKSRLSGVLEVAKKLDVFEQLAWHRRWERLPRLMTIWVIIAVVAASLFEIIPTFLIRSNVPTIATVTPYTPLELAGRDIYVAEGCYNCHSQMIRPMLAETKRYGEYSKPGEFVYDHPFQWGSRRIGPDLAREGGKQSNLWHLIHFRDPEKMTKGSIMPPYPWLEKRKLNFKTIPDRVWAASYLGAPYDKAALSDSIALAKKQAKAIADDIERQKGPSGLEDKQVVALIAYLQRLGTDLFKTPKSPNPSAEPAPAADNKTAQAEPASTR
- a CDS encoding DUF1501 domain-containing protein; translated protein: MSVQYNPVTRRQLLRSSACGFGALALNGMLSQARGNTPSPITGNPLAPRQPMFPARAKRIIFIFMQGGPSQVDTFDYKPLLEEKNGEKMEFKNSRSIAKTGTYGKEQIMQSPWKFRQYGESGHWVSDLFPEIGRHVDDLCFIHSMHTNGVAHGPSTLFLHTGTTNLIMPSIGSWITYGLGTENENIPGFITISPSYGNGGPRNYSNAFLPSHYQGTALGRAGQPASEARFNNITNGQVPLRKQRQQLALLQSLNRDQLQSYREDDELAAVVNSFELAFRMQQHAPGLTDLSEESPATLKMYGIGDEATDDFGRQCLLARRMAEAGTRYIQVNYSDNANTPRWDQHSKIQKHEIHARATDKPVAGLIADMKQRGLLEDTLIWWGGEFGRNPFKQGADGRDHNPKGFTHFLCGGGVKPGFSFGATDEFGHEAVENKVHMHDMHATLLHLLGINHEKLTYRHAGRDFRLTDVEGRIVHDLFA
- a CDS encoding DUF1553 domain-containing protein, yielding MATAALTFTNLQDLSAEEAPLKDHEVEFFETKIRPVLIKHCYECHAADAKSIRGGLLLDTRAGTLQGGDSGPSVVPGKPEESMLLESLRFESYEMPPSGKLSDEIIQDFETWIKMGAPDPRKGESKVVSQQIDLEQGRQFWSFQPVKQPNPPQVTEPAWKQSPIDAFIRSRQQALQPSKLADRTTLVRRLYYDLTGLPPTPTQIDEYLNDTSEDATARLVDQLLDSPHFGERWGRYWLDVARFSQSTGGGRSLLYNSAWRYRNYVIDSFNEDKPFHQFIKEQIAGDLLDSDDFRERQDQLIATAFLLLGPTNYEQQDKEQLRMDVIDEQIQTIGRSFLGMTLGCARCHDHKFDPIPASDYYALAGILRSTKVLTPGNVSGWTKRPLPLPGQQEQARIEYEKALAQLTSAQKASQKELKQLKAELNTITLDDSSATLVGDWKQSTFYKDFIGKGYIHDQQQAKGKKLVTFTPRQLKSGRYDVQLAYNSAESRASRVPVTIKTATGQQTVYVNQRVQPTDGTFASLGKFDFRGTEEEEIVVSNEGTDGYVIVDAIRFVSIPVSASASETEPEINPQYEQTLSKIKATQRKIKSIRDEIAERKQNAPPEVPEIMSVYEGEEPGDYHLLIRGNVHQLGKKVPRGFLTVAQTESAPVIPADASGRLQLAEWVASPENPLTARVYANRVWQHLFGAGLVRTVDNFGIRGETPSHPELLDYLAQRLIENGWSTKALIREIVLSRTYRLSSHSTAAQRAADPDNRLLTHQNHRRLDAEAIRDTILFVSGDLDLKQHDQTVRPGTKSEYGYEFKNNYRSVYIPVFRNRLHELLAVFDFPDPNLSVGRRNTSTLSTQALYLMNNPFVMQQAEQIARRVNHDYPADQSARIDALFRIMLGRLPYATEKANAERFLELSQTETASEQIEAWTAFCQTMIACIDFRYIQ
- a CDS encoding cbb3-type cytochrome c oxidase N-terminal domain-containing protein, with the translated sequence MSEKDQLTTHNYDGIQEYDNPMPGWWIMLFWGCIFFAFPYWLYYESGVPGRSIYDQYKEEVADNLRLQFAEIGELQLNSATVYKYKDDPKWLKVGESVFQMHCVACHAEKAEGKVGPNLTDDYWIHVKEIGDIATVVEKGANGQAMPAWGNRLHPNEIVLVASYVASLQGSLPEGTGKPPEPNAKKIGPWQAPAAAEGKSDTESAPKAEQDAATKQPES
- the ccoG gene encoding cytochrome c oxidase accessory protein CcoG, whose protein sequence is MSDQVLEPEEHVLSTLEKDGSRRWMYPRLFKGKFWNRRRIVGYFLIVLFIVLPHLQVNSRPAIFLNITRREFTIFGFTFLPTDTLLLAFFMISVFLSIFLLTALFGRVWCGWACPQTIYLEFVYRPIERLFCGTTGHGGKPRKPVPLIRRVMMYGAYLIISMILAHTFLAYFVSVSELQHWVRQSPFTHPTGFLVMTSTVVLMMFNFSFFREQLCTIACPYGRFQSVLLDRRSLIVSYDPQRGEPRGKISKTDPTPKGDCIDCGQCVQACPTGIDIRDGLQMECLHCTQCMDACDEIMVKVDRPLGLVRYSCQDEIDGQPTKKLRPRVIIYPLLLLLSVSAFTITLLNKKSFDITIMRNYGNPFIVTEDDQVENNLQLKLVNRTDQPDEYTIKVLDAPDVTMELIGSPQLKARDTKTIPMLVSAPRKSFVAGLREVELSIQSQNQADERRVTCQILGP